In Xenopus tropicalis strain Nigerian chromosome 5, UCB_Xtro_10.0, whole genome shotgun sequence, one genomic interval encodes:
- the bclaf1 gene encoding bcl-2-associated transcription factor 1 isoform X8 has protein sequence MGRSKSPSHSSRSNSRSRSSSRSRSPSRKKRYSSRSRSRTYSRSRSRERRDFRRDYRNNRGVRRPYGFRGRTRGYYQGGGRYYRGGYRPMWNRRYSRSPRRGRSRSRSPKRRSASSPRSRSRSGHSYKSSPSPRSSSSRSSSKHSKSPVIKIHTTQDKPGQKTEDYNKSESPANKSCDEQKDAFDPSEPLDELGKELDLHGDTWAGLSAYDNSPRSPCSPSPVTSPPSHSSSHSACPVMNVVRCAKDTLSENIHSIVHSPEISGSGGNGLKRYSPSQNSPLQMSTCKSPAKSVLIQNPLEESHYHYSFYADTTKEHANNTKFFDRYTDEENKLFPIEKCINKEKGTCKERGTEKTKKGSSNVWDEHVALDYFLEKEPGNSQFLANSNSEDLEEAEDYRQFRKSVLADQGKSLSSVSNWNCEEEDSKYKTKGLTRFSKEGEKFKVVRGSKSAEQVAKEKHKDKVTQRHSVMKDLLSSDELKIEKTKDLFSYNLTLHESNVIEKNIFREESPVKMRIVATESPLPEVKLRIITVPLDDGRAPCLDNERLLGSTLIHSVKKVQAFRTIFDHLKVPFTSRTSPESFMYHVVSLVHHVKEHYFKGCGKTLNERFTDCLKDTLDHVSHLRRPEIHRVIDIPPNIPKKHIRIQDEDKAIKKETAKVEKKKKSSLSDQRCDVQHKKEHSKERVDLTCSRESSNSQKKEKPQKELKEFKIFKEESKRKKDLGPPHSPSSGSSHEEKYLKKESEEMFKDPPEAKEYSGFAGIGRTRGTLVYLSAGNIVFRSQTQEFKEF, from the exons TTCCAGGTCACGTTCCAGAACATATTCTAGATCTCGTAGTAGAGAACGCAGAGATTTTCGCAGAGATTACAGAAACAATAGAGGTGTACGTCGCCCTTATGGCTTTAGAGGAAGAACAAGAGGCTATTATCAAGGAGGTGGCAGGTATTATCGAGGTGGTTATAGACCCATGTGGAACCGAAGATACTCTCGAAGTCCAAGGCGTGGTCGTTCACGCTCCAGGAGTCCAAAAAGGCGGTCCGCATCATCTCCGCGATCTAGGAGTCGATCAGGGCACTCTTACAAATCATCTCCATCTCCAAGGTCCTCTTCTTCCCGCTCTTCCTCAAAACACAGCAAGTCTCCAGTAATAAAAATTCACACAACCCAGGATAAACCGGGACAAAAGACAGAAGACTATAATAAATCAGAAAGCCCTGCAAATAAGTCATGTGATGAACAGAAGGATGCATTTGACCCTTCTGAACCCCTTGATGAACTTGGTAAAGAATTAGATCTTCATGGTGACACCTGGGCAGGTCTCTCAGCATATGATAATAGCCCAAGGTCGCCCTGTAGTCCATctcctgtgacatcaccacccagCCACAGTTCTTcccactctgcctgtcctgtcaTGAACGTGGTTCGCTGTGCCAAAGACACACTTTCTGAGAATATACATTCCATTGTTCATAGTCCAGAAATATCTGGTTCTGGAGGAAACGGTTTAAAACGCTACAGTCCTTCACAGAACAGCCCACTTCAGATGTCTACATGTAAAAGCCCAGCAAAGTCTGTTCTTATTCAGAACCCTCTGGAGGAAAGCCATTACCATTATTCATTTTACGCAGACACCACTAAGGAGCATGCAAATAATACCAAGTTTTTTGACAG GTATACAGATGAAGAAAATAAGTTGTTTCCTATTGAAAAATGCATTAACAAGGAAAAGGGAACCTGTAAAGAAAGAGGGACTGAAAAAACAAAGAAAGGCAGCAGCAATGTTTGGGATGAGCATGTTGCTTTAGATTATTTTTTGGAGAAAGAGCCTGGCAATTCCCAGTTTTTGGCTAACTCTAATAGTGAGGATTTAGAGGAGGCAGAGGACTATAGACAGTTTAGAAAGTCAGTCCTTGCAGACCAGGGTAAGTCACTGTCATCTGTATCTAACTGGAATTGCGAAGAAGAGGATTCAAAGTACAAGACCAAGGGTTTGACAAGATTTTCTAAAGAGGGTGAAAAGTTTAAGGTGGTAAGAGGTAGTAAAAGTGCAGAGCAAGTTGCAAAAGAAAAGCACAAAGATAAAGTCACTCAGAGGCATTCTGTTATGAAAGATCTACTGTCATCTGATGAGCTGAAGATAGAAAAGACTAAAGACCTTTTCAGTTACAATCTTACTTTACATGAAAGTAATGTAATAGAGAAGAACATTTTCAGGGAGGAAAGCCCTGTAAAAATGAGAATTGTAGCCACTGAATCTCCACTCCCTGAAGTCAAACTTCGAATTATCACAGTCCCACTTGATGACGGCAG GGCACCCTGTCTGGATAATGAAAGACTTCTAGGCAGTACTCTTATTCATTCTGTTAAGAAAGTACAAGCCTTCCGAACCATCTTTGACCATCTAAAGGTTCCCTTCACCAGCAGAACATCTCCGGAATCCTTTATGTATCATGTTGTGTCTTTAGTTCATCatgtaaaag AGCATTACTTCAAGGGTTGCGGAAAGACTCTCAATGAGAGATTTACAGACTGTCTGAAAGACACATTGGACCATGTCAGCCACCTAAGGAGGCCTGAGATACATAG GGTGATAGATATTCCTCCTAATATTCCAAAGAAGCACATTCGAATTCAAGATGAAGACAAAGCTATAAAGAAAGAGACGGCAAAG gttgagaaaaagaaaaagagtaGTTTGTCTGATCAGCGATGTGATGTCCAACACAAAAAAGAGCATAGTAAAGAACGTGTAGACCTCACATGCTCCAGGGAATCCAGCAACTctcaaaagaaagaaaagccACAAAAAGAATTAAAGGAGTTTAAAATCTTCAAGGAAGAAAG TAAACGTAAAAAGGATTTGGGACCACCACATTCTCCTTCATCTGGTAGTTCTCAcgaagaaaaatatttaaagaaagaGAGTGAGGAAATGTTTAAAGACCCTCCAGAGGCCAAAGAATATTCTGGATTTGCAGGAATTGGCAGGACTAGAGGGACATTg GTCTATTTATCAGCTGGCAACATTGTCTTTAGAAGTCAGACCCAGGAGTTCAAAGAATTTTAA